In Rosa chinensis cultivar Old Blush chromosome 1, RchiOBHm-V2, whole genome shotgun sequence, a genomic segment contains:
- the LOC112202998 gene encoding uncharacterized protein LOC112202998, which yields MAAMVNGQNTLQTLLIQNQQGQLNQALQPPWQQAHAYVPQPQAQFPIGGQLFQAQPQFGMANNYVQQPINNNNGLGGKNPPRNGLTVEEIRRICEETVGPAPRRTARSRYTKPYPERVENREYPRGFKFPDFALFSGDDYQSTIAHISRFTARCAEHSRDDDLKLKWFENSLTGPAHAWYVNLAPNSIQNWADMERAFHEQFYRVEPEVTIADLAKMYQEAHESAQDFLDRFKAARNKCIVNLGELEFVRIAQQGLNYELRKKYEGVDIRDIFELTTSVARYEAIIREETQARSASKGTYYKNPTVHVVEANFQGLKVEEEDSADINAAEIFVNKPVVCKALAKPTNPIKDKPQPITYHTKDGTPLILTPTRTYTFDITKADIIFDQLLAEKVIKLPNGHVIPKADETRNKSYCKFHNSWKHSTNNFVVYRDALQDLIEKGKLKFPETSKPAQLVDTDPFPVNMVYVNFPRGHRRNWPNMNLSDPRARRRYMFHDQRREPVYDSQDEDA from the coding sequence ATGGCGGCTATGGTGAATGGTCAGAACACTTTGCAAACCTTGCTGATACAAAATCAACAAGGCCAACTCAACCAAGCACTTCAACCTCCATGGCAGCAAGCTCATGCTTATGTTCCACAGCCACAGGCTCAGTTTCCTATTGGGGGACAGCTGTTTCAAGCTCAACCCCAATTTGGAATGGCCAATAATTATGTGCAACAGCCGATAAATAACAACAACGGTTTAGGAGGAAAAAATCCACCTAGGAATGGGTTGACAGTCGAAGAAATAAGGAGAATCTGTGAAGAAACTGTAGGGCCGGCTCCTAGAAGAACGGCCAGGTCGAGATACACCAAACCATATCCGGAAAGGGTTGAAAACAGAGAATATCCGAGGGGATTCAAATTTCCCGACTTTGCTTTATTCAGTGGAGATGATTACCAATCAACTATAGCACATATTTCCCGGTTCACAGCACGATGTGCTGAGCATTCTAGAGATGACGACTTGAAGTTGAAGTGGTTTGAGAACTCACTGACCGGCCCTGCTCATGCTTGGTATGTCAACTTGGCTCCTAATTCTATTCAAAACTGGGCCGACATGGAAAGAGCTTTCCATGAGCAATTCTACAGAGTCGAACCAGAAGTCACAATCGCTGATTTAGCAAAAATGTATCAAGAAGCACATGAGTCGGCCCAAGATTTCTTAGATAGATTTAAGGCAGCAAGAAATAAGTGCATAGTCAATCTGGGAGAGCTAGAGTTTGTTCGAATAGCTCAGCAGGGTTTGAATTATGAATTGCGCAAGAAATATGAGGGAGTTGATATTAGAGACATCTTTGAATTAACCACTAGCGTGGCTAGATATGAGGCAATCATTAGAGAAGAGACTCAAGCCAGATCAGCCTCAAAGGGAACTTATTATAAGAACCCTACTGTTCATGTTGTGGAGGCCAATTTCCAGGGTTTGAAGGTCGAGGAAGAAGATTCGGCCGATATCAATGCTGCCGAAATATTTGTAAACAAGCCAGTGGTTTGTAAAGCCCTtgcaaagccaacaaacccaATCAAGGATAAACCTCAGCCGATAACCTACCATACCAAAGATGGGACACCTTTAATATTGACACCTACCCGTACTTACACTTTTGATATCACAAAGGCTGACATAATTTTTGATCAGCTTCTTGCtgagaaagtaattaaattgccAAACGGACATGTTATACCTAAGGCCGATGAAACTAGAAATAAGTCTTATTGTAAATTTCACAATTCATGGAAGCATTCTACTAACAATTTTGTGGTTTACCGTGATGCTTTGCAGGACCTCATCGAAAAAGGAAAGCTAAAGTTTCCAGAGACGAGCAAACCAGCTCAGCTTGTTGATACCGACCCTTTTCCAGTCAACATGGTGTACGTCAACTTCCCAAGAGGTCACAGGAGGAATTGGCCAAATATGAACTTGTCTGATCCTAGGGCCCGAAGGAGGTATATGTTTCATGACCAGAGGAGGGAGCCAGTTTATGACAGTCAGGATGAGGATGCATAA